The following proteins come from a genomic window of Lolium rigidum isolate FL_2022 chromosome 5, APGP_CSIRO_Lrig_0.1, whole genome shotgun sequence:
- the LOC124656960 gene encoding ammonium transporter 1 member 2: MSTCAADLAPLLGSAAINATEYLCNRFADTTTAVDSTYLLFSAYLVFAMQLGFAMLCAGSVRAKNTMNIMLTNVLDAAAGALFYYLFGFAFAFGAPSNGFIGKHFFGLRDVPAVGFDYSFFLFQWAFAIAAAGITSGSIAERTQFVAYLIYSAFLTGFVYPVVSHWVWSADGWASASRTSGPLLFKSGMIDFAGSGVVHMVGGVAGLWGALIEGPRIGRFDHAGRSVALRGHSASLVVLGTFLLWFGWYGFNPGSFLTILKSYGPAGSIHGQWSAVGRAAVTTTLAGSTAALTTLFGKRLQTGHWNVLDVCNGLLGGFAAITAGCAVVEPWAAIICGFVSAWVLIGLNAVAARFKFDDPLEAAQLHGGCGAWGVIFTALFAQKEYVEQIYGVPGRPYGLFMGGGGRLLGAHIVMILVIAAWVSFTMGPLFLVLNKIGLLRISAEDEMAGMDQTRHGGFAYAYNDDDASGKPERGVGASFMLRSAQTSQVAAAEGEGGQV; the protein is encoded by the coding sequence ATGTCGACGTGCGCGGCGGACCTGGCGCCGCTGCTGGGTTCGGCGGCGATCAACGCCACGGAGTACCTATGCAACAGGTTCGCGGACACCACGACCGCGGTGGACTCCACCTACCTGCTCTTCTCCGCCTACCTGGTCTTCGCCATGCAGCTGGGGTTCGCCATGCTCTGCGCGGGATCCGTCCGGGCCAAGAACACCATGAACATCATGCTCACCAACGtgctcgacgccgccgccggcgcgctcTTCTACTACCTCTTCGGCTTCGCCTTCGCCTTCGGAGCCCCCTCCAACGGCTTCATCGGGAAGCACTTCTTCGGCCTCCGCGACGTCCCCGCGGTCGGCTTCGACTACAGCTTCTTCCTCTTCCAGTGGGccttcgccatcgccgccgcgggGATAACGTCCGGCTCCATCGCGGAGCGCACGCAGTTCGTGGCATACCTCATCTACTCCGCCTTCCTCACCGGCTTCGTCTACCCGGTGGTGTCCCACTGGGTGTGGTCCGCCGACGGCTGGGCATCGGCATCCCGGACGTCGGGGCCGTTGCTCTTCAAGTCCGGCATGATCGACTTCGCCGGGTCCGGGGTTGTCCACATGGTCGGCGGCGTGGCCGGGCTGTGGGGCGCGCTCATCGAAGGCCCCCGCATTGGGCGGTTCGACCACGCCGGACGGTCCGTGGCGCTGCGCGGGCACAGCGCGTCGCTCGTCGTGCTCGGCACGTTCCTGCTGTGGTTCGGCTGGTACGGGTTTAACCCCGGCTCCTTCCTCACCATCCTCAAGTCCTACGGCCCCGCCGGTAGCATCCACGGGCAGTGGTCAGCGGTGGGGCGCGCGGCAGTGACGACCACCCTCGCCGGCAGCACGGCGGCGCTCACGACGCTGTTCGGGAAGAGGCTCCAGACGGGGCACTGGAACGTGCTGGACGTCTGCAACGGCCTCCTCGGCGGGTTCGCGGCCATCACCGCCGGGTGCGCCGTGGTGGAGCCCTGGGCGGCCATCATCTGCGGGTTCGTGTCGGCGTGGGTGCTCATCGGGCTCAACGCGGTGGCCGCGCGGTTCAAGTTCGACGACCCGCTGGAGGCGGCGCAGCTGCACGGCGGGTGCGGCGCGTGGGGCGTCATCTTCACGGCGCTGTTCGCGCAGAAGGAGTACGTGGAGCAGATCTACGGCGTGCCGGGCAGACCGTACGGGCTGTTCATGGGCGGCGGGGGCCGGCTGCTGGGCGCGCACATCGTGATGATCCTGGTCATCGCGGCGTGGGTGAGCTTCACCATGGGCCCGCTGTTCCTGGTGCTGAACAAGATCGGGCTGCTGCGCATCTCGGCCGAGGACGAGATGGCCGGCATGGACCAGACGCGGCACGGCGGGTTCGCCTACGCCTACAACGACGACGATGCCAGCGGCAAGCCGGAACGCGGCGTCGGCGCGTCGTTCATGCTCAGGTCAGCGCAGACCTCGCAGGTCGCGGCCGCCGAGGGCGAGGGCGGCCAGGTCTAG